The following is a genomic window from Amycolatopsis cihanbeyliensis.
GCTCGACCTGCGGGTGGCGCGGTTGGCCAGCCGGTGCCTCGCCTTCTGCCTGGACGTGCTGCTCCAGGCGGCGCTGCTGCTCGGGGTGCTGCTACTGCTCAACTCCGTCGGCGGGGTGGACGGCACCCTGCTCACCGTGATCATGCTGGTCCTCGTCGTGCTCGTGGTGGTCGGGTACCCGACGATCGCCGAGACCCTCAGCAGGGGCCGCACGCTCGGCAAACTGGCCCTGGGGCTGCGCGTGGTGCGCGACGACGGCGGGCCGGTGCGGCTGCGGCACGCGCTCACCCGCGCCCTTGCCGCCTTCTTCGTCGACTTCTGGGCGCTCGGCCTGCTCGGTGCGGTCGCCTTCGTGGTGTCCTTCTGCTCGAAGGACGGCAAGCGGGTCGGCGACTTCCTCGCCGGCACCCTGGTGGTCAGGGAACGGGTGCCGGCGAGCGATGCGCCGGTCATCGCGATGCCGCCGCCACTGGCGGAGTGGGCCTCCCGGCTCGATCTCACCGGGCTGTCGGACGATCTCGCACTGGCGGCGCGGCAGTACCTCGGTCGTTACGGTGAGCTGAACGAGCAGGCCCGCCAGCAGCTCGGTGGCAGGCTGGCCGAGGACGTCGCGCGCGCCATCGGTGCCCCGATCCCGATGGACGCGCCACCGTGGGCCTACCTGTCCGCGGTACTGGCCGAGCGGCGCGCGCGGGAGCACGCCCGGCACTCCGGGTACCGGCCGTCCCCATACCAGCCGCCCGCCCAGGATTCCGGGGGCACACCGCCGGAGCCGCCCGGCCCGTTCGCACCGCCGGGCTGAGCGCCGCTCAGCGTCTGTCCGGATCGCCGGATGGTGACGCTCGGTCGCGGGGTGGAAGTAGCGACTGCGTTACAGTCCCCGGCCATGGCAGCCATCGCGGGGGGAATGGTCGGCATAGCGTTGCTGCTGGCCGGATCGGGCGTGACGCAGCGGGAATCGGCGCCGTCCGTGGACGTGGCGCTGAAGGTGGAACGGGACGGCGCGCTCGCGGTCACCGAGCGGGTCGTCGTGCCGCGGGGCGAGGTGACCAGGTCGGTGCCCTCGCGGGTACGGGCCGACGCGGGTGCGGACCCGCGCGAACGTGTCTTCACCGTCCAGGACGCGAGCGTGGCCGGGAACGGGCACGCCGAGGCCACCGAGGGCGGCCTCTCGATCAGCCTCGGTCCCGGCGAATCGACGGTGCGCTACGTGGTGCGGGGTGCGGTCGCCGACGCGCACGGCGAGCAGGAGGTTCGCTGGCGGATCGCCAGTGGGTGGAACACCGCGCTCGGAGCCGTGACGGCCTCCTTCGCCGCACCGGCACCGGAGATGTCGGTGACCGACTGTTTCGCGGGCCCACCCGGATCGGCACGCGCCTGCACCCTGGCCGGGGTGGACCACACCGGCGTCGTCCGGCTCGAACAGGACGGCCTCGCCACCGGCGATCGGCTCGAGCTCGTCGTCGGGCTGCCGCCGGGCACGGTCCCGGCCGACGCCCGCATCGACCCCGTGACCACCTTCGCCGGGGCGTTCGAACCCACCTGGATCAGCGGCATCGCCTTCGGCGCGCTCGCCCTGCTGCTGGCCGCGGGCGCCCTCGCACTGAGGCTGGCCCGCGGTCGGGACGCGTCCGCGCCGGTCGCCGACCCCGGCCCCGTCGGGGTGCTGCTGGCCGAGGGGGACCGGGCGGTGTTCGCGTCCCCGGACGGTGTGCTGCCCGGTCAGGTCGGCACCGTGGTCGACGAGTCGGTCGACCCGGTGGACATCGGTGCCACGGTGCTCGATCTCGCGGTGCGCAACTACCTGTGGATCACCGAGGTACCCGGTGCGGGCGGGACCGCGGACTGGCGATTCAGCAGGCGCAACAGGCCCAGCCCGGCCGACGAGAGCCTGCACGCCTTCGAGCTGGCCGTTCTGGACGCCCTGTTGCCGGCGGGAACGGACAGCACCACGCTGGGCGAGCTGTGGGTCGGCGGGCGCCTCGACGTGCTGCCGATCCGCGAGGCGATGTACCGGGACGTGGTGCGCCAGGGCTGGTTCAGCCCGCGCGCGCTGACCGGGCGCGGGGCGCTGACCTGGCTCGGCGCCGGGTTCGCGGTGGCCGGTACCGGCCTCACCTTCGTGCTCGCCTGCACGGTCGGGCACGCGCTCACCGGGGTCGCGGTGCTGCTGGCCGGGCTCGCGCTGACCGCGGGGTCGAGCCTGCTGCCGCGGCGTACCGGGCGTGGCCGCGCGCTCGCCGGGCAGCTCCGCGGCCTGCTGCGTTACCTGCACGAGGTGGACGTGCGCGACATCCCCGCACGCGACCGGGAACTGGTGTTCTCCCGCTCGTTGCCGTACGTGGTGGTGCTCGGCGAGACCGAGCGTTGGCTGCGCGCCTTCTGCGAGCTCGACCCGGAGGCGGAAGGGGCCTCCGGGGTGCACTGGTTCGGCGGCTTCGAGGGTGAACGGAACCTGCACCGCTTCGGCACCCACCTGCCACGGTTCCTGAACGCACTGGACGGGTTGCTCGCCGAGGCCGGCCACCTCCGCTCGTTGCGCACCGCCGTCCCGGCCGCGGGCTGAGCCGGTGTCGTCGGCGATACCGCTCGCCTGCGCGCTGCTCGCCGCGGGCCCTCTGCTCGGCACGGCACCCGCTCCGCCGCCGGACGCGCCGCCGCTGCCCACCCTCCCGCGCAGTGTCGAGGTCGAGCTGAAAGTGCACCGGGACGGCTCGCTCGCGGTCACCGAGGCGGTCTCGGTGCCCGCGGGGGAACGGATGCGACGGCAGGTGTCCCTGCGGCTCCCGCACGGCGACGCGCGGCAGCGGGTGCTCGGGGTGCGGGACGTCCGTATCGAGGGCAGTGGCTCGGCCGAGCTGACCGAAGAGCGGCTCGGTATCGACCTCGGCGGTGGCACCTCGATCGTCCGCTACACCGTGGACGGGGCGGTCACCGGCGGGGAGTTTCCGCGGGTGCACTGGCGCCCGGCGAGCGGCTGGGACACCGACCTCGAACTGGTCCGCGGGTCCTTCGCCGCGCCGCGCATCCCGGAGGCGCTGGACTGCGCCGCGGGTGCGCCGGGTGCGCCGCGGCCGTGCCTCGCGGCGCAGGTCGACCACGCCGGCCTGACCCGGTTCAGCCAGCGGCGGGTGCCCGCGGGGGAGCGGATCGAGCTCGCGGTGGACCTCCCGCCGCGAACCGTGCCGCCGAACGCCCGGATCGAGCCCGCGCCGACCCTGGCCGGCGCCTTCCTGCTCACCCCTCCGGTGGCGTGGGCGTGGGCCTTGTTCGGGGTGTTCCTGCTGGTTCTCGCGGTGTCGCTGGGGGTGCTCCGGCGCGCCGACGCGGCCGCCCGCACCGGTCCGGTGCCCGGCTCGGCGCCGCCCGCGGAGCTGCGCCCGGGGCAGGCCGGGGTGCTGGTCGAGGGCCGGGCGGACGCCGTGGACCTCGCCGTGACCCTGCTCGACCTTCGCGAGCGGGCCCCGGAGGATCTCCGGGGATTCGAGCGGCTGGCCGGGTCGGCCGGGCCCGAACTGCCCGAGTTCGGCTCCGCCGTGCGGGCGGACCTGGTGCGGCACCGCTACCTGCACGGCTCCCGCCCGGTGCGGGCCGGGTGGCGGATCGTCGGTTACGGGGTGTTTCTGACCGTCGTGCTCGCGCTCACCACCGGTCACGCCCAGCTAGGGTTGGTGCTCGCCGCGGCGGGTGCCGCCCTCGCCTGCTGGGGCCTGCTGCTGCCGCCGCGTACCCGCCGTGGTCGGGCCGCGGTGCGGGCGCTAC
Proteins encoded in this region:
- a CDS encoding DUF2207 domain-containing protein; protein product: MSSAIPLACALLAAGPLLGTAPAPPPDAPPLPTLPRSVEVELKVHRDGSLAVTEAVSVPAGERMRRQVSLRLPHGDARQRVLGVRDVRIEGSGSAELTEERLGIDLGGGTSIVRYTVDGAVTGGEFPRVHWRPASGWDTDLELVRGSFAAPRIPEALDCAAGAPGAPRPCLAAQVDHAGLTRFSQRRVPAGERIELAVDLPPRTVPPNARIEPAPTLAGAFLLTPPVAWAWALFGVFLLVLAVSLGVLRRADAAARTGPVPGSAPPAELRPGQAGVLVEGRADAVDLAVTLLDLRERAPEDLRGFERLAGSAGPELPEFGSAVRADLVRHRYLHGSRPVRAGWRIVGYGVFLTVVLALTTGHAQLGLVLAAAGAALACWGLLLPPRTRRGRAAVRALRGIDPERAPLPWAVALGRPGESVEVAQLIGRLARSAGRRGRALPPAS
- a CDS encoding DUF2207 family protein gives rise to the protein MAAIAGGMVGIALLLAGSGVTQRESAPSVDVALKVERDGALAVTERVVVPRGEVTRSVPSRVRADAGADPRERVFTVQDASVAGNGHAEATEGGLSISLGPGESTVRYVVRGAVADAHGEQEVRWRIASGWNTALGAVTASFAAPAPEMSVTDCFAGPPGSARACTLAGVDHTGVVRLEQDGLATGDRLELVVGLPPGTVPADARIDPVTTFAGAFEPTWISGIAFGALALLLAAGALALRLARGRDASAPVADPGPVGVLLAEGDRAVFASPDGVLPGQVGTVVDESVDPVDIGATVLDLAVRNYLWITEVPGAGGTADWRFSRRNRPSPADESLHAFELAVLDALLPAGTDSTTLGELWVGGRLDVLPIREAMYRDVVRQGWFSPRALTGRGALTWLGAGFAVAGTGLTFVLACTVGHALTGVAVLLAGLALTAGSSLLPRRTGRGRALAGQLRGLLRYLHEVDVRDIPARDRELVFSRSLPYVVVLGETERWLRAFCELDPEAEGASGVHWFGGFEGERNLHRFGTHLPRFLNALDGLLAEAGHLRSLRTAVPAAG
- a CDS encoding RDD family protein codes for the protein MPRQSELITGDAVVLDLRVARLASRCLAFCLDVLLQAALLLGVLLLLNSVGGVDGTLLTVIMLVLVVLVVVGYPTIAETLSRGRTLGKLALGLRVVRDDGGPVRLRHALTRALAAFFVDFWALGLLGAVAFVVSFCSKDGKRVGDFLAGTLVVRERVPASDAPVIAMPPPLAEWASRLDLTGLSDDLALAARQYLGRYGELNEQARQQLGGRLAEDVARAIGAPIPMDAPPWAYLSAVLAERRAREHARHSGYRPSPYQPPAQDSGGTPPEPPGPFAPPG